The Salmo trutta chromosome 6, fSalTru1.1, whole genome shotgun sequence genome has a window encoding:
- the LOC115195401 gene encoding nucleoporin p58/p45 isoform X1, with product MSGFNFGSGSTNTGGGFSFGGTASTPAAAGTGGFTLGGGLGGAASTTTTSSLGLGVSLFAQKPTGGFSFNTPASGAPVASTAPTMGFSMAFNKPSASAQPFSLTAASSAPSGAGLTLGSVLTSTAPQQGATGFALNLGGVAASTAPSTGLSLGSSMFSNMATTGLAQTTLGSGGLTLGSLVSTSTAISTAPSLGLGGVDFSTSSEKKSDKSLGASPQDSKALKDENLPPVICQDVDHFQKFVKEQKQVHEEISRMSFKAMLKVQDDIKSLKQLLSVSASGLQRNALAIGHLKMEAALELKNADIALRTQKTPPGLQHENTAPYDYFRCLVDQFEVQLQQYRQQIEELENHLSTQGSGPHITPQDLSLAMQKLYQTFVCLAAQLQSVHENVKILKQQYLGYRRAFLEDSTDVFESKRAASKKWKSATRITIGPAPFGSVPNAAAVAMAATLSQQQPGPGRQVPLGSGLGNPFASGVGSSTGSSGLGVFGGGPGFGGVATGGSFGFSSASKASGGSLSAGFGSSSSSGFNFSNPGLNASAGLTFGVSNPTATGFGTGGPLLQLKKPPVGNKRGKR from the exons ATGTCAGGCTTTAATTTCGGGTCTGGATCCACGAACACTGGCGGAGGATTTTCGTTTGGAGGCACTGCCAG tACCCCAGCTGCAGCAGGTACGGGTGGCTTTACTCTGGGTGGAGGTCTGGGTGGTGcagcctccaccaccaccacctcttctCTGGGCCTGGGGGTGTCCCTGTTTGCACAGAAACCTACTGGGGGGTTCTCCTTTAACACTCCTGCCTCag GTGCCCCAGTAGCCTCTACAGCCCCTACCATGGGCTTTAGTATGGCCTTCAATAAACCTTCTGCCTCGGCCCAACCCTTCTCCCTCACTGCTGCCTCCTCGGCCCCCTCAGGGGCAGGACTGACGCTAGGCTCCGTCCTCACCTCCACCGCTCCACAGCAAGGAGCCACAGGATTTGCTCTCAACCTAGGGGGTGTGGCTGCGAGTACAGCCCCATCCACAGGTCTATCGTTGGGTTCCAGTATGTTCTCTAACATGGCTACTACTG gtttGGCCCAGACCACTCTTGGTTCAGGGGGGTTGACGTTAGGTTCCCTAGTCTCTACGTCGACGGCGATCTCAACGGCCCCCAGCCTTGGACTGGGCGGAGTTGACTTCAGCACTTCCTCAGAGAAAAAGAGCGACAAATCATTAGGGGCCAGCCCACA GGACAGTAAAGCGTTGAAAGATGAAAACTTGCCTCCAGTCATCTGTCAGGATGTAGACCATTTCCA GAAGTTTGTGAAGGAGCAGAAGCAGGTTCACGAGGAGATCAGCAGGATGTCTTTTAAAGCCATGCTGAAGGTTCAGGATGACATCAAGAGTCTCAAACAGCTGCTGTCTGTCAGCGCCTCGGGACTACAGAGAAACGCCCTGGCTATAGGTCACCTGAAGATGGAGGCTGCGCTG gagTTGAAGAATGCAGACATAGCTCTACGGACTCAGAAGACTCCCCCTGGACTCCAACATGAAAACACAGCTCCCTATGA ttatTTCCGGTGTTTAGTGGATCAGTTTGAGGTCCAGCTGCAGCAGTACAGACAGCAGATAGAGGAGCTGGAGAATCACCTCTCTACACAGGGCAGTGGACCACACATCACACCACAGG ATCTGTCTCTGGCCATGCAGAAGTTGTACCAGACGTTTGTTTGTCTGGCTGCTCAGCTCCAGTCAGTACACGAGAACGTCAAG ATCCTGAAGCAGCAGTACCTGGGATACCGACGGGCCTTCCTGGAGGACTCCACGGATGTTTTCGAGTCCAAGCGGGCGGCCAGTAAGAAGTGGAAGAGCGCCACACGCATCACAATCGGCCCCGCCCCGTTCGGCAGTGTCCCTAACGCAGCAGCAGTCGCCATGGCAGCCACGCTGAGCCAGCAGCAGCCCGGCCCAG ggaGACAGGTGCCCCTGGGGTCTGGCTTGGGAAACCCCTTTGCCTCAGGAGTGGGCTCTAGCACAGGCTCATCAGGCCTTGGAG taTTTGGTGGGGGTCCAGGTTTCGGGGGGGTTGCGACGGGGGGCTCATTTGGTTTCTCCTCCGCCAGCAAGGCCTCGGGAGGGAGCCTGagcgcag gttttggtagcagcagtagttcgGGGTTTAACTTCAGTAACCCCGGGCTCAACGCGTCTGCCGGCCTGACGTTTGGCGTGTCCAACCCTACCGCCACGGGCTTCGGCACGGGAGGTCCACTGCTGCAGCTCAAGAAGCCCCCGGTGGGAAACAAGAGGGGCAAGAGATAG
- the LOC115195401 gene encoding nucleoporin p58/p45 isoform X2 codes for MSGFNFGSGSTNTGGGFSFGGTASTPAAAGTGGFTLGGGLGGAASTTTTSSLGLGVSLFAQKPTGGFSFNTPASGAPVASTAPTMGFSMAFNKPSASAQPFSLTAASSAPSGAGLTLGSVLTSTAPQQGATGFALNLGGVAASTAPSTGLSLGSSMFSNMATTGLAQTTLGSGGLTLGSLVSTSTAISTAPSLGLGGVDFSTSSEKKSDKSLGASPQDSKALKDENLPPVICQDVDHFQKFVKEQKQVHEEISRMSFKAMLKVQDDIKSLKQLLSVSASGLQRNALAIGHLKMEAALELKNADIALRTQKTPPGLQHENTAPYDYFRCLVDQFEVQLQQYRQQIEELENHLSTQGSGPHITPQDLSLAMQKLYQTFVCLAAQLQSVHENVKILKQQYLGYRRAFLEDSTDVFESKRAASKKWKSATRITIGPAPFGSVPNAAAVAMAATLSQQQPGPVFGGGPGFGGVATGGSFGFSSASKASGGSLSAGFGSSSSSGFNFSNPGLNASAGLTFGVSNPTATGFGTGGPLLQLKKPPVGNKRGKR; via the exons ATGTCAGGCTTTAATTTCGGGTCTGGATCCACGAACACTGGCGGAGGATTTTCGTTTGGAGGCACTGCCAG tACCCCAGCTGCAGCAGGTACGGGTGGCTTTACTCTGGGTGGAGGTCTGGGTGGTGcagcctccaccaccaccacctcttctCTGGGCCTGGGGGTGTCCCTGTTTGCACAGAAACCTACTGGGGGGTTCTCCTTTAACACTCCTGCCTCag GTGCCCCAGTAGCCTCTACAGCCCCTACCATGGGCTTTAGTATGGCCTTCAATAAACCTTCTGCCTCGGCCCAACCCTTCTCCCTCACTGCTGCCTCCTCGGCCCCCTCAGGGGCAGGACTGACGCTAGGCTCCGTCCTCACCTCCACCGCTCCACAGCAAGGAGCCACAGGATTTGCTCTCAACCTAGGGGGTGTGGCTGCGAGTACAGCCCCATCCACAGGTCTATCGTTGGGTTCCAGTATGTTCTCTAACATGGCTACTACTG gtttGGCCCAGACCACTCTTGGTTCAGGGGGGTTGACGTTAGGTTCCCTAGTCTCTACGTCGACGGCGATCTCAACGGCCCCCAGCCTTGGACTGGGCGGAGTTGACTTCAGCACTTCCTCAGAGAAAAAGAGCGACAAATCATTAGGGGCCAGCCCACA GGACAGTAAAGCGTTGAAAGATGAAAACTTGCCTCCAGTCATCTGTCAGGATGTAGACCATTTCCA GAAGTTTGTGAAGGAGCAGAAGCAGGTTCACGAGGAGATCAGCAGGATGTCTTTTAAAGCCATGCTGAAGGTTCAGGATGACATCAAGAGTCTCAAACAGCTGCTGTCTGTCAGCGCCTCGGGACTACAGAGAAACGCCCTGGCTATAGGTCACCTGAAGATGGAGGCTGCGCTG gagTTGAAGAATGCAGACATAGCTCTACGGACTCAGAAGACTCCCCCTGGACTCCAACATGAAAACACAGCTCCCTATGA ttatTTCCGGTGTTTAGTGGATCAGTTTGAGGTCCAGCTGCAGCAGTACAGACAGCAGATAGAGGAGCTGGAGAATCACCTCTCTACACAGGGCAGTGGACCACACATCACACCACAGG ATCTGTCTCTGGCCATGCAGAAGTTGTACCAGACGTTTGTTTGTCTGGCTGCTCAGCTCCAGTCAGTACACGAGAACGTCAAG ATCCTGAAGCAGCAGTACCTGGGATACCGACGGGCCTTCCTGGAGGACTCCACGGATGTTTTCGAGTCCAAGCGGGCGGCCAGTAAGAAGTGGAAGAGCGCCACACGCATCACAATCGGCCCCGCCCCGTTCGGCAGTGTCCCTAACGCAGCAGCAGTCGCCATGGCAGCCACGCTGAGCCAGCAGCAGCCCGGCCCAG taTTTGGTGGGGGTCCAGGTTTCGGGGGGGTTGCGACGGGGGGCTCATTTGGTTTCTCCTCCGCCAGCAAGGCCTCGGGAGGGAGCCTGagcgcag gttttggtagcagcagtagttcgGGGTTTAACTTCAGTAACCCCGGGCTCAACGCGTCTGCCGGCCTGACGTTTGGCGTGTCCAACCCTACCGCCACGGGCTTCGGCACGGGAGGTCCACTGCTGCAGCTCAAGAAGCCCCCGGTGGGAAACAAGAGGGGCAAGAGATAG
- the LOC115195401 gene encoding nucleoporin p58/p45 isoform X4: protein MSGFNFGSGSTNTGGGFSFGGTASTPAAAGTGGFTLGGGLGGAASTTTTSSLGLGVSLFAQKPTGGFSFNTPASGAPVASTAPTMGFSMAFNKPSASAQPFSLTAASSAPSGAGLTLGSVLTSTAPQQGATGFALNLGGVAASTAPSTGLSLGSSMFSNMATTGLAQTTLGSGGLTLGSLVSTSTAISTAPSLGLGGVDFSTSSEKKSDKSLGASPQDSKALKDENLPPVICQDVDHFQKFVKEQKQVHEEISRMSFKAMLKVQDDIKSLKQLLSVSASGLQRNALAIGHLKMEAALELKNADIALRTQKTPPGLQHENTAPYDYFRCLVDQFEVQLQQYRQQIEELENHLSTQGSGPHITPQDLSLAMQKLYQTFVCLAAQLQSVHENVKILKQQYLGYRRAFLEDSTDVFESKRAASKKWKSATRITIGPAPFGSVPNAAAVAMAATLSQQQPGPGFGSSSSSGFNFSNPGLNASAGLTFGVSNPTATGFGTGGPLLQLKKPPVGNKRGKR, encoded by the exons ATGTCAGGCTTTAATTTCGGGTCTGGATCCACGAACACTGGCGGAGGATTTTCGTTTGGAGGCACTGCCAG tACCCCAGCTGCAGCAGGTACGGGTGGCTTTACTCTGGGTGGAGGTCTGGGTGGTGcagcctccaccaccaccacctcttctCTGGGCCTGGGGGTGTCCCTGTTTGCACAGAAACCTACTGGGGGGTTCTCCTTTAACACTCCTGCCTCag GTGCCCCAGTAGCCTCTACAGCCCCTACCATGGGCTTTAGTATGGCCTTCAATAAACCTTCTGCCTCGGCCCAACCCTTCTCCCTCACTGCTGCCTCCTCGGCCCCCTCAGGGGCAGGACTGACGCTAGGCTCCGTCCTCACCTCCACCGCTCCACAGCAAGGAGCCACAGGATTTGCTCTCAACCTAGGGGGTGTGGCTGCGAGTACAGCCCCATCCACAGGTCTATCGTTGGGTTCCAGTATGTTCTCTAACATGGCTACTACTG gtttGGCCCAGACCACTCTTGGTTCAGGGGGGTTGACGTTAGGTTCCCTAGTCTCTACGTCGACGGCGATCTCAACGGCCCCCAGCCTTGGACTGGGCGGAGTTGACTTCAGCACTTCCTCAGAGAAAAAGAGCGACAAATCATTAGGGGCCAGCCCACA GGACAGTAAAGCGTTGAAAGATGAAAACTTGCCTCCAGTCATCTGTCAGGATGTAGACCATTTCCA GAAGTTTGTGAAGGAGCAGAAGCAGGTTCACGAGGAGATCAGCAGGATGTCTTTTAAAGCCATGCTGAAGGTTCAGGATGACATCAAGAGTCTCAAACAGCTGCTGTCTGTCAGCGCCTCGGGACTACAGAGAAACGCCCTGGCTATAGGTCACCTGAAGATGGAGGCTGCGCTG gagTTGAAGAATGCAGACATAGCTCTACGGACTCAGAAGACTCCCCCTGGACTCCAACATGAAAACACAGCTCCCTATGA ttatTTCCGGTGTTTAGTGGATCAGTTTGAGGTCCAGCTGCAGCAGTACAGACAGCAGATAGAGGAGCTGGAGAATCACCTCTCTACACAGGGCAGTGGACCACACATCACACCACAGG ATCTGTCTCTGGCCATGCAGAAGTTGTACCAGACGTTTGTTTGTCTGGCTGCTCAGCTCCAGTCAGTACACGAGAACGTCAAG ATCCTGAAGCAGCAGTACCTGGGATACCGACGGGCCTTCCTGGAGGACTCCACGGATGTTTTCGAGTCCAAGCGGGCGGCCAGTAAGAAGTGGAAGAGCGCCACACGCATCACAATCGGCCCCGCCCCGTTCGGCAGTGTCCCTAACGCAGCAGCAGTCGCCATGGCAGCCACGCTGAGCCAGCAGCAGCCCGGCCCAG gttttggtagcagcagtagttcgGGGTTTAACTTCAGTAACCCCGGGCTCAACGCGTCTGCCGGCCTGACGTTTGGCGTGTCCAACCCTACCGCCACGGGCTTCGGCACGGGAGGTCCACTGCTGCAGCTCAAGAAGCCCCCGGTGGGAAACAAGAGGGGCAAGAGATAG
- the LOC115195401 gene encoding nucleoporin p58/p45 isoform X3, producing MSGFNFGSGSTNTGGGFSFGGTASTPAAAGTGGFTLGGGLGGAASTTTTSSLGLGVSLFAQKPTGGFSFNTPASGAPVASTAPTMGFSMAFNKPSASAQPFSLTAASSAPSGAGLTLGSVLTSTAPQQGATGFALNLGGVAASTAPSTGLSLGSSMFSNMATTGLAQTTLGSGGLTLGSLVSTSTAISTAPSLGLGGVDFSTSSEKKSDKSLGASPQDSKALKDENLPPVICQDVDHFQKFVKEQKQVHEEISRMSFKAMLKVQDDIKSLKQLLSVSASGLQRNALAIGHLKMEAALELKNADIALRTQKTPPGLQHENTAPYDYFRCLVDQFEVQLQQYRQQIEELENHLSTQGSGPHITPQDLSLAMQKLYQTFVCLAAQLQSVHENVKILKQQYLGYRRAFLEDSTDVFESKRAASKKWKSATRITIGPAPFGSVPNAAAVAMAATLSQQQPGPGRQVPLGSGLGNPFASGVGSSTGSSGLGGFGSSSSSGFNFSNPGLNASAGLTFGVSNPTATGFGTGGPLLQLKKPPVGNKRGKR from the exons ATGTCAGGCTTTAATTTCGGGTCTGGATCCACGAACACTGGCGGAGGATTTTCGTTTGGAGGCACTGCCAG tACCCCAGCTGCAGCAGGTACGGGTGGCTTTACTCTGGGTGGAGGTCTGGGTGGTGcagcctccaccaccaccacctcttctCTGGGCCTGGGGGTGTCCCTGTTTGCACAGAAACCTACTGGGGGGTTCTCCTTTAACACTCCTGCCTCag GTGCCCCAGTAGCCTCTACAGCCCCTACCATGGGCTTTAGTATGGCCTTCAATAAACCTTCTGCCTCGGCCCAACCCTTCTCCCTCACTGCTGCCTCCTCGGCCCCCTCAGGGGCAGGACTGACGCTAGGCTCCGTCCTCACCTCCACCGCTCCACAGCAAGGAGCCACAGGATTTGCTCTCAACCTAGGGGGTGTGGCTGCGAGTACAGCCCCATCCACAGGTCTATCGTTGGGTTCCAGTATGTTCTCTAACATGGCTACTACTG gtttGGCCCAGACCACTCTTGGTTCAGGGGGGTTGACGTTAGGTTCCCTAGTCTCTACGTCGACGGCGATCTCAACGGCCCCCAGCCTTGGACTGGGCGGAGTTGACTTCAGCACTTCCTCAGAGAAAAAGAGCGACAAATCATTAGGGGCCAGCCCACA GGACAGTAAAGCGTTGAAAGATGAAAACTTGCCTCCAGTCATCTGTCAGGATGTAGACCATTTCCA GAAGTTTGTGAAGGAGCAGAAGCAGGTTCACGAGGAGATCAGCAGGATGTCTTTTAAAGCCATGCTGAAGGTTCAGGATGACATCAAGAGTCTCAAACAGCTGCTGTCTGTCAGCGCCTCGGGACTACAGAGAAACGCCCTGGCTATAGGTCACCTGAAGATGGAGGCTGCGCTG gagTTGAAGAATGCAGACATAGCTCTACGGACTCAGAAGACTCCCCCTGGACTCCAACATGAAAACACAGCTCCCTATGA ttatTTCCGGTGTTTAGTGGATCAGTTTGAGGTCCAGCTGCAGCAGTACAGACAGCAGATAGAGGAGCTGGAGAATCACCTCTCTACACAGGGCAGTGGACCACACATCACACCACAGG ATCTGTCTCTGGCCATGCAGAAGTTGTACCAGACGTTTGTTTGTCTGGCTGCTCAGCTCCAGTCAGTACACGAGAACGTCAAG ATCCTGAAGCAGCAGTACCTGGGATACCGACGGGCCTTCCTGGAGGACTCCACGGATGTTTTCGAGTCCAAGCGGGCGGCCAGTAAGAAGTGGAAGAGCGCCACACGCATCACAATCGGCCCCGCCCCGTTCGGCAGTGTCCCTAACGCAGCAGCAGTCGCCATGGCAGCCACGCTGAGCCAGCAGCAGCCCGGCCCAG ggaGACAGGTGCCCCTGGGGTCTGGCTTGGGAAACCCCTTTGCCTCAGGAGTGGGCTCTAGCACAGGCTCATCAGGCCTTGGAG gttttggtagcagcagtagttcgGGGTTTAACTTCAGTAACCCCGGGCTCAACGCGTCTGCCGGCCTGACGTTTGGCGTGTCCAACCCTACCGCCACGGGCTTCGGCACGGGAGGTCCACTGCTGCAGCTCAAGAAGCCCCCGGTGGGAAACAAGAGGGGCAAGAGATAG